A segment of the Cohnella algarum genome:
CGCCTTTGGCGAACGCGGCGGCAAACCGCCGCGCAAGCCGATCGCCCGCCGCCGGAAGCGGGCGTTCCCGATCGGCCGGACCGAGCTTGCGGAGCGCCCGGCTGACGAGCTGACGGCAGCTCGCCTCCGTCTTGCCGAGGATTTCCGCCATTTCCGCATACTCGAAACGAAGGGCTTCCCGCAATACGACGGCGGCTCTTTCGGCCGGGCCGAGCCGCTCCAGCAGCACCAAATAAGCGTAAGACATCATTTCCGCTTGTTCGGCGACGGCGGAAGGGGCAGCGTCCCGCCCTCCTTCCAGCGGCTCCGGAAGCCATGGGCCGACATACGTTTCGCGTCTTCGGCGGGCGGACTTGAGCGCGTTCAAGCAGCGGTTCACGGTCAGCTTGCTCAGATAGGCCTTCGGATTGCGGACGGCCCCCGGCTCGAAATCCGGATTCGCCTGAAGGGACGAAAACGTTTCCTGAACGATATCCTCCGCGTCCGTCCAGGTTCCCATGATCCGGTAAGCAATCCCCAGCAAATAACGGCTGAAGGCCGAATACCACTCCTCGATGCTCGATCCCGAATTTCGTTCGTCCGGCACGCCGTTCACGCGCCATCCCCCTTTATGAATAACAGCCGGGAAACATCCCCGTGGACACCGCGATCCGGTTCCAGCAATTGATGGCGTTGATCGCCATGATCAGGTCGACAAACCCGGCCTCGTCGAAAAATTTTCGCGCGTTTTCATACGCCTCCAGCGGCACTCCGGTCTCGGACAGCCGGGTGACGCACTCGGTCAGCTCGAGCGCGGCCCGTTCCGATTCGCTGAAGCAGGGCGCTTCCCGCCATACCGGAAGAAGCGCGAGGCGTTCCGCGGATTCGCCGAGCTTCAGCAGGTCCCGGGAGTGCAGGTCGACGCAAAAGGCGCAGCCGTTCAGCTGCGAGGCCCGAACCTTGATCAGCTCGCAAAGGCGGCGGTCGAGGCCGCGGCCGGCAACGAAACGCTCCAGCGAGGCAAGCGCCTTGTAAGCTTCGGGATTGGCCTCCCGATAATTCATTCTCATTTTCACGGGTAAATCCTCCTTTTTCTCCTCTTCGGTTGCCGCGGGCAAAAATCTCCCGTCTACGAATAGACAAAACGCCTCCCTTTTTTGTGACATCAAGCCGCTCTTCGGCGCCGCCGGGGTTAAATCTAGCGATTTTTGCCCACAATAGATTGCTATAGGGCACAAAAAAGAGGAGTGAACGTCATGAAGCAAATTTTGCTTATTACCGACGGCGGATCCAATGTCGGCGAAAGTCCGGTCGTCGCCGCGGCGCAAGCGTATGCGGAAGGCATCGTCGTCAACGTGGCCGGGGTCGTGGACGACGGGGCGATCGGCGAGCACGGCGCGGCGGAAATCGCGGAGATCGCGCGGGCGGGCGGCGGCATGAGCCGCATCGTCGCGACGCCGCAATTGTCGGGGACGGTGCAGATGATGACGCGAAAAACGGTCGCGGCCACGGTGCAGCAGGCCGTCAATCACGAGCTGCGGCAATTGTTCGGCGTCGGATCGGTTGCCGAGCTGCCGCCGGCGAAGCGGGCCGAAGTCGTGCGCGTCATGGAGGAGATCGGGGAGACGGCCGAGCTGCGGGTGGCGCTGCTGATCGACGCCAGCGCGAGCATGCGGCCGAAGCTGTCCGCGGTGGAAGAGGCGATTCGCGATTTGTCGCTGAGCCTGCAGGCGCGGGAAGGGAACAGCCTGGCGGCGGTGTTTCATTTTCCCGGGGAATTCGGCGACGAGGCTTGCGTGATGGATTCCGGCTGGACCGGGGCCGTCGACCGGATCCGCATGCTGTCCGGGAAGCTGAAGATGCGGGGAACGACGCCGACGGGGCCGGCCCTGCAGCGGGTGTTGGAGTTTTTCCGGGAGACTTGTGGTAATATCATGGTAGAACCTGTACAAACATCCTCGCTTGCAAAGCGGGACGAAACGCTAGAGGTGCGGAGTGACTACGTCGTCTGAATCCCGCTTGCAGCCGGGAACGGTATTGCGCGGGAAATGGAATGGCAAAAGCTACACCCTGCAGCGTCTGCTCGGCATCGGCTCGAACGGCCAGGTGTACCTCGCGTCGCACGGACGGGCCGTTTGCGCGATCAAGATCGGCCAGGACACCGCGGACTTGCAGGCCGAAGCGAACGTGCTCGCCTCGCTCGACCAGCGGGAGCGGGGACGCTCGCCGTTCTTGCTGGACGTGGACGATGTCGCGGTCGGGGAGCGGGTGCTGCCTTTTTACGCGATGCAGTATGTGCCCGGCCAACCGGTGAAAACGTATATCCGGCGGCATGGCGCGGAGTGGGCCGGCGTCATCGGGTATCGGCTTCTCAAGCGCCTGGCGGAGCTGCATGCGGCCGGCTGGGTATTCGGGGATCTGAAGAGCGATAACATCCTGGTAGGAAAATACGGCCAGGTCGGCCTGGTCGATTACGGCGGGACGACCGCGATGGGACGCAGCGTCCGGCAGTTTACCGAAATGTACGACCGCGGCTTCTGGTCGGCCGGCAGCCGGACCGCCGAGCCGGCTTACGACTGGTT
Coding sequences within it:
- a CDS encoding sigma-70 family RNA polymerase sigma factor, with the translated sequence MNGVPDERNSGSSIEEWYSAFSRYLLGIAYRIMGTWTDAEDIVQETFSSLQANPDFEPGAVRNPKAYLSKLTVNRCLNALKSARRRRETYVGPWLPEPLEGGRDAAPSAVAEQAEMMSYAYLVLLERLGPAERAAVVLREALRFEYAEMAEILGKTEASCRQLVSRALRKLGPADRERPLPAAGDRLARRFAAAFAKGDVQELLALLAKDAVMLTDGGGRTKAAINPIAGASRVVALLKAMASRSLRHAELSVANVNGEPGIAAWEEGKLKAVFAFGLAGGGAQPLRAVYAVLNPDKLQAFGRIAGEERRAIAGLPQPGFESRPSAQKE
- a CDS encoding carboxymuconolactone decarboxylase family protein, giving the protein MKMRMNYREANPEAYKALASLERFVAGRGLDRRLCELIKVRASQLNGCAFCVDLHSRDLLKLGESAERLALLPVWREAPCFSESERAALELTECVTRLSETGVPLEAYENARKFFDEAGFVDLIMAINAINCWNRIAVSTGMFPGCYS
- a CDS encoding VWA domain-containing protein, which gives rise to MKQILLITDGGSNVGESPVVAAAQAYAEGIVVNVAGVVDDGAIGEHGAAEIAEIARAGGGMSRIVATPQLSGTVQMMTRKTVAATVQQAVNHELRQLFGVGSVAELPPAKRAEVVRVMEEIGETAELRVALLIDASASMRPKLSAVEEAIRDLSLSLQAREGNSLAAVFHFPGEFGDEACVMDSGWTGAVDRIRMLSGKLKMRGTTPTGPALQRVLEFFRETCGNIMVEPVQTSSLAKRDETLEVRSDYVV
- a CDS encoding serine/threonine protein kinase, giving the protein MTTSSESRLQPGTVLRGKWNGKSYTLQRLLGIGSNGQVYLASHGRAVCAIKIGQDTADLQAEANVLASLDQRERGRSPFLLDVDDVAVGERVLPFYAMQYVPGQPVKTYIRRHGAEWAGVIGYRLLKRLAELHAAGWVFGDLKSDNILVGKYGQVGLVDYGGTTAMGRSVRQFTEMYDRGFWSAGSRTAEPAYDWFAVAVLWIHALDGKRLIHLSRTLLPQNRHPRELMTLVRTNRLLRPMEPWLQRALAGEFRDTAEACEAWRAALAPQARQTDKTGGVPGWMAGLFAVSLVLCVSVTAYWLLQ